DNA sequence from the Paenibacillus physcomitrellae genome:
CTTCAAGCGGCGTGGCCCCGCTGCTTGGGTGCATGCCGACCGAAGTCGTGTTAATGATAATATCCGCCCGGCCTGCATAAGCTGCCAAAGCTTCCGGATCTGTCCCGCAGGCCGTGATTTTGCCGAGCGACGCCCATTCCAAGGCCAGCTTGCTCGCATTTTCCGTTGTGCGGTTGGCGATGATGATCTCCGAAGGCTTCTCTTTCAGCAGCGCATGGACGATGCCGCGGGCCGCGCCTCCCGCTCCTAAGACAAGCACGGTTGCTCCGCTTAAATCCGGGATCGCTTCTTCTTTGAGCGAACGGATGTACCCGATGCCGTCCGTGTTGTAGCCGGTAAGAAAACCTCCGTCATTGACGATCGTATTGACCGCGCCAATCGCCTTGGCATCGGCATCCACCGCATCCAGAAAAGGAATGACGTCCACCTTATGCGGCACGGTTACGTTTACGCCGTGAAAACCTAAAGCTCGGATTCCTTCGACTGCCGCTCCGAGTTGTTCACCCTTCACATGCAGCGGCACATAGGAGCCGGACAACCCCAGCTCCTTCAAAGCCGCCATCTGCATCACCGGAGATTTGCTGTGGCCGATCGGATCGCCCATGACGCCAAGCAGCAACGGTTCATGAATCTTCGTTTGCTGAGCACGGTTTCCCATTCCGTCTCCCCCGTTTCTCTAAATCGGTTAAATCAGCGATTCCCGCACCATTACTTTAACGCCTTTAGGGGCATGGACGGCAATGATCGATCCCTGATCGCTGTTGACCTTGACCCAGCCCAGACCGGAAATAAACACATCCGAATGAGAGCCTTTGGCAATCCGGAACTCGTGTCTTGTCCAAACAGGCAATTTCTCGATATTGTCTTTGGTTGGCGGGGACAGCAGCTCTCCCGCATGGTCTGCAAACAGCTGATCCGCCCGTTCCAGCTTGGTCCGGTGAATCGGCACCCGTCCGCTCACAAAGCAGGTAAAGGAATGATGATGTCCTGTTCCCTGAATGAAATCAAACCGTGCAAACCCGCCAAAGAACAGCGTCTGTCCTTCATTAAGCTGGTAAACAGCCGGTTTAAGCGCCTTCTCCGGCAGCAGTACACCTAAATCTCGTGTGTCCACGATCTCTGTATAACGGGAAGGATACATAATCCCCGGCGTATCCACGATATACTTGCCGTCATCCAGCGGAATATTGACCATATCCAGCGTTGTCCCCGGATAACGGGAGGTAGTCAGCTCCTGCTCCAGGTCGCTGTAATCGCGAATCAAACGGTTAATCAGCGTCGATTTGCCGACATTAGTAGCTCCAACGACATAGACGTCACGATCCCCACGATATCTGCCGACAGCATCCAGCAGACGGTCAAACCCGTCGTTCTGCTTGGCGCTGCACAAAATGACGTCCTCCACTTTAAGACCCGCATCTTTAGCCTGCTTCTGCACCCAGTTACGGATTTTGTTCCAATTCGAAACCTTCGGCAGCAAGTCAATTTTATTGACAGCCAGCAGAACGGGATTGTTGCCGATGAAACGCTGCAGCCCGCTGATGACACTGCCCTGGAAATCAAAAATATCCACGATATGAATCACCAGCGCATCTTTGGTGCCAATCTGGCCCAAGAGACGCAGGAATTCATCCTGATCGGGGGTTACAGATGAGGATTCATTGTAATTTTTAATCCGGAAACAGCGCTGACAAATAACTGGATCGTTCTGCAGCGCCTTCTCCGGCACAAATCCCGGTTTGCTTGTATCTGTAGTCTGCAAGGAAATTCCGCAGCCGCTGCAGCGCGGCTGTGCGGAGGTTTCTTGAGCGGTTGTCATTTGTTCTTTTCCTCCTCGAGCCAAAGCCCGGCTTTATTCAGCCGTCCTTTGACAAAACGTTCAAGTCTGCGGTTAAACCTCGTTCCAATCCCTTCATCCCCTACCGAAATCGGCAGGACAAGCACAGTAAACAGCCCCAGACGGTTTCCGCCCAAAACATCGGTCATCAGCTGATCCCCGATGACGATCATCTCCTGAGGCTGCAAATTCATCATATTCATGGCTCGTCTGAACGGGGCATTGGAAGGCTTGCGCGCCTGATGCACAAATTCGATATTTAAAGGAGTCGCAAACTTGGACACCCTGTTCATGTTATTGTTGGATACGATCACCAATTGAAATCCGCATTTCTTTACATATTCAAACCACGCCACAAGCTTTGGATTAGATAAAGGATCCTTGGCTCCTACCAGCGTATTGTCCAAATCCGTAATGATTCCTCTGTACCCTTTGGTATACAGATCCTCCAGATCGATGTCAAACACCGTATCGACCCGCAATTTGGGCATAAATTTCTCAAACAATCTCGTCACCTCGGTTTCATAGGACAAACTATACCATAATCTTCAATTATAGCAAATAGATACGCCATGGCAGGCTTTGCCGCACACACCTGAAATTAAACACCTTAAACGAAACGTTAACTGGCTCTGGCAGGGAACAAACTGTCCAGGTCATAACGGGAAGCAGAAACGGGAGCTGCCTCCTTCCGCAGCAGCGGCTGAAAGCAGCACCCGTTATCATGTCAACCTGATTTCAGTTCTTCCAAACCGCAAATGTCCGTTTATTAAAATAAGGTATATTAAGATTCGGTTTATTAAGATTAATTTTATTAAAATTATCCGGTTTGCTTCCGTTTCTGTTCAAGCAAGAAAACCTTTAATTGCCTGGACAGCCGGATCGTTGTTCTCCAATCTTCTTCACCAACTGTTTCAGCGCTGTATTTAGCCTGCTCGAACTGTCTAAGCAGAGGTTCCAAAAGTTCTGCAACCTCCGGATGCTCGCGCTCCCAGCGCATTACAGTTTCCCTTATTGTTTCATGCTCAGCCCTCTTGTATCCCTGACGTTTCATAATAGCCAGCCATCGCCGGGATTCCGCAACCACTTTGTCCGCACTCGACAGATGTTGACCGTGTTTCAACCGGAGCATCATGAAATAAAGGGCTGTACGGTTTCTCCATGTGGCAAACGCAGCCCACAGCACGAGTGCTGCGGCCAAGATCCAGCTGATAACGGAAGCCGATATAGAGCTGTCTGAAACATCAGCCTGAGCCGGCTGGTCGGGCTGGGACGCCTCTTCCTCTTCTTCAGGCTGCTGTTCATCGACAGGTTCATCCTCCTGCTCCTGAACGGGCGCCGTATCCGGCAGCGAAAACCCGGGAGTCGCCTCAACAGGAACCCATCCGTAAGTTTCTCCTAAGTATACCTCCGCCCAGGAATGCGCATCGGCGTTGGTTACCATATAAGTCTCAAGTTGATTATCCGGATCACCAGCTTTCTCAGCCAAATCCGAAGCCGTTCCCAGCTGTCCGGGGGCATAACCCTTGACCCAGCGGGCCGGAATATCCAAGGAACGCGCCATCATGACAAGGGCAGTCGAGAAATAATCGCAGTACCCTTCCTTAATTTCAAACAGAAAGCTGTCCACGAAATCATGGGTCGTTTTCTTGCTGAGATCAGGCGTATTGGTATATCTGAAATTAGTCCTTAAATAATCTCTTAGCAGCATAATTTTGCCGTAAGGCGTATCTGTCGAAGCTGTTACCTGCTCTGCCAGATCCTTTACCCGGTCAGGAAAAGCGGAGGGCAGCTGCAAATAAGCCTGCTTATCATCACTTTCCGTACCGTACAGCTGATCAAAAGTCTCCTTTTGCAGCTCGTCTTCCGAGTATTCGGGTACCTCCGAAACTACCGTGTACTGCCGAGGATAATTACCATTGCCTCTGGAGCCGCTGGTGAAGCCGCCCCAGTACATGGTCGCTCTTTTGCCGCTCCAGATCAGCTTGGGTCTTGCATCAGCTTCCTCCGGTTCTGTCGGAATGTCCACTTGCGTAATGGAATAAGCCCCAAAGAGCACCGGATACTTCTCCTGATTCAGCATCGTAATCCGCTGGGTGATCTGGTGTTTAGCAGCCGTACCGCCCTGCGGATTCACCACACCTTCTCCGGATTCGGCTGATCTCGGTCCCGTGTTCTCCCGGGCATCGTCAATCCAGCCTGTACCGGTATAATATTCCCGGGTTTCCCCTCGCCAATAAGCTCTGGAATCCGACACCACGTTCATGACCGGACTGCTGTCGAACTGAAATCCGCCGCCCAGCTTGCTGTCGTCCCGGCTGTATCCGGAAGTAGTCCCCGAAGTTCCGCTTCCGGATTTACCGGAGGCTTCGCCGTTTGAAGCACCTCCAGCACTCGTGGTATTCCCGCCGTTCCAATATTTCTGCATAAGCGTATAAGGATCTTCAAGCACCGGGCTGATGGTAGGCATACTCACTCCAATCCACAGCACGGCAGCGAATATGAAAGCGATATTGGCAACAATCCGCAGCGGTCTTCTGCGCAGCGCCTTCCAGCCCCGGGGATGGTTCAGTTCCATCCGCCGGAAATGATTGCTGACCAGCCAGCCCATGCCGGCAAATACGACCCAAGCGGTTTCGGTCCATAAGGAATAAGGAGTGAAAGAATCAAAAATGGTAAAAGCAATAATATTTAGTCCAAGAAAAATAAGAATCCGGCTGCGCCGTTCTATAACGCGGACAGCGAGCTCAAATAAAGCCCAAGCCGCAACCGTAAACCAGATATAAGGCGCCAATTGTTCCACGGCCGCCCGTATTTTCATAGAAATAGGAAGATAAGCATATTGGTCCGAGAAAATGTGATAAATGCCTAACAATCTAATATGAAGGACAGCCATAGCAGCAAGCTTTACCAGCCACCTGAATACTGAACCGATCGGTAGAAACTCAGCGGCAGCGGTCACGATCAGCGTATACAAAACGAGGTTCGACGTTTTATCCAGCCAAACAGGCTCCGTAAACCTGTACCATTGATAAGCTAAAATGAACAGCCAAACCACCGAAGCCAGATAATACCATGACCTTGACCCGCTTCGAAGCTTATTCATACTCGCCCACCCCCTACCGCAGCGGGAAGCTCCTCAATCGCATTTAGATACGTACCTTGAATTCCGGCCGGCGACCACAAATTCTTCTGGGGTGCGGTTAATCCCATGCCCTTATTAGCCTGGCTGCCGATTTGAATATGGTAAAGGGACATCTGACGCTGGCGGGCAAATTGGAACAGTCTTGAAGAGCCCTCCAGAGATTGCGGGCTAATATAGACCAGCAGCATGCCGCTGCGGAACAGATGACCCTGGGACTCCATAAACTCATAGCCATAAGAATAACCTTTGCCGTCAGGAAGCAGATCAACCAGATGGTGCAGCATTTGCTGCTGCTGACCCAGCTCAGGCGGGAAAATGTTCGGAAACGCGTTCAGTGTACATAAACCCATCCGAATCCGGTTCCGTCCGCCATAATCCAGCAGCGAAGCCGTTGTGGAAACAGCCAGCTCAAATTGATCGGGATGCGGATAGCTCTCCCCGTTGCCATCAAGAATCAGCATCGTATTCGGCATAGATTCGTGCTCAAATTCCTTGGACTTCAGCTCTCCGGTTCTAGCCGTGGCGTTCCAGTGAATCCGCGTCATACGATCCCCGGGGACATAGTCGCGCACCCCGCCGATTTGCGTTGTTTCATGACGGGATTGGGCCTGCTGCGTCTGAGGCCCGGCAAAACGAAGCCCGCGTTCAAACAGCTGCCACCTAGGAACAAAGACAGTTCTGGGAAGAACCTGAAAGTTCCCCGGAACGCTCATCATACGTTTATGCTCCACAAGGCCGAATATATCCTCGTAGACCAGCTCCGTATCCGTAAAAGAATAGCTGCCCCGTTCAAGCGGGGGCGTCTGGTAGACCAGTTCGCCGCCGGAGCGAACCTTCGGAACGACGCTTTCCTCAAAGGACCACGATTCCCCGCTGTGACGCTTCAGCACTTCACGCACAATCACGTACGGAACCGGCAGAAACCGTGGAGGTTCCATACGAAACTTGATACGCACCTGGTCCCCGGCTTGCAGCTGCCGCTGGTCCTCGTTCGTAGACAAAGCTCTTGATCCGCGTGTCTTCAGTTTGGTTCCAAGCAGATTCAGAAACCAATATACGGCCAGCAGGGAGACCATCACAAACAGCATGATGGACGTTTTGCCGCCCTGAAACAGAACATACAATAAACATATTGCCCAAACGAAGCCAAACAGCTTGATGCCGGAAAGTCTGCGGCTTCTCTTCAGGCTTCTTAATTTGATTCGGGACATAAATCTTATCTCCCTACCGATACAGGCACCTGTATCTGCTCGAGAATGGAACGAAGCACAACTCCGGCATGGTGAGCGCCCTGTCTGGATTCCGGACGGAGCATCATGCGATGGCTTAACACATAAGGCGCGAGCATCTTAATATCGTCCGGCAGTACAAAATCCCGGCCATCCAGGAAGGCATAAGCTTTGACGGCTGCCATAAACGCTAGGGAAGCCCGCGGACTTGCTCCAAGCAAAACGGCGCTGTGCTGACGCGTAGCGCGGACAACGTCCAGCAGATATTCGGTAACCGCTTCGCTGATATGCACTTCACGGACCTCCTGCTGAAGCTGGGCGACACGGTACATGTCGGTGACCGGAACAAGAGCATCTACCGGCTGGACGACTTGCTGAGCCAGCACCATCTTTTTCTCCGTTTCGGCATCCGGATATCCCATGGTGATTTTGAGCATGAAGCGGTCCAGCTGGGCTTCAGGCAGCAGGTACGTGCCTTCGAAATCAATCGGATTCTGAGTCGCACAAAGCATAAAAGGGTGCGGCAGCGAGTAGGTTACGCCATCGACCGTAACGCTGCGTTCTTCCATAACCTCAAGCAACGCGGATTGGGTTTTGGTGGTTGCACGGTTAATTTCATCAGCAAGCAGAAGGTTGGTCATTACGGGGCCCGGACGGAATACGAATTTCTGCTCATGAGGATGATAAATGGAAACGCCTGTTATATCGCTCGGCAAAATGTCCGGATTACACTGGACACGCCGGTATTCTCCATTCATGGATTTCGCTAACGCTTTGATTAATTGGGTTTTCCCCGTTCCCGGCACATCTTCTATCAGTACATGTCCGCCGGCCAGCAGGGCAGTCAACAGCAGCCTGATTTCAAAGGATTTCCCCAGGATGCAGGATTCCAAATTCGTTCTAACAGCGGAAACAACAGCTAATGATTCGGGGTTTAAGGGCATATCCTTTAGCCTCCTAGAGTATAGTCAAATTGTTAAATTATGAGTTAGTTTCATTCAACTGGGATTTTCCTATAAAAATAGGGCTCTATGATTATTGTACATGATAATACTCAATTAAGTACATGCCAACCCAGGTTTTCCTTATTATTCAATAATAAATAAAACAAAAAAAGACAGGTAAGGGAGCATTCTCCCTTCCTGCCATTCTTCTTCCTAAACCTTGAGTCTTCCCGCCGATCAGCCTTTCGGACGAACCACAAGCGCCGCCAAAAACGAGAAGATGATCGCCGAAGAAATCCCGGCGCTTGTCACATCAAAGATTCC
Encoded proteins:
- a CDS encoding shikimate dehydrogenase gives rise to the protein MGNRAQQTKIHEPLLLGVMGDPIGHSKSPVMQMAALKELGLSGSYVPLHVKGEQLGAAVEGIRALGFHGVNVTVPHKVDVIPFLDAVDADAKAIGAVNTIVNDGGFLTGYNTDGIGYIRSLKEEAIPDLSGATVLVLGAGGAARGIVHALLKEKPSEIIIANRTTENASKLALEWASLGKITACGTDPEALAAYAGRADIIINTTSVGMHPSSGATPLEARFIPEGIVVSDLIYNPLKTRLLQEAEAKGCRIHGGLGMFVNQGAYALEYWTGLTAPSEAMKQAVLTEFGVY
- the yqeH gene encoding ribosome biogenesis GTPase YqeH produces the protein MTTAQETSAQPRCSGCGISLQTTDTSKPGFVPEKALQNDPVICQRCFRIKNYNESSSVTPDQDEFLRLLGQIGTKDALVIHIVDIFDFQGSVISGLQRFIGNNPVLLAVNKIDLLPKVSNWNKIRNWVQKQAKDAGLKVEDVILCSAKQNDGFDRLLDAVGRYRGDRDVYVVGATNVGKSTLINRLIRDYSDLEQELTTSRYPGTTLDMVNIPLDDGKYIVDTPGIMYPSRYTEIVDTRDLGVLLPEKALKPAVYQLNEGQTLFFGGFARFDFIQGTGHHHSFTCFVSGRVPIHRTKLERADQLFADHAGELLSPPTKDNIEKLPVWTRHEFRIAKGSHSDVFISGLGWVKVNSDQGSIIAVHAPKGVKVMVRESLI
- a CDS encoding YqeG family HAD IIIA-type phosphatase; its protein translation is MFEKFMPKLRVDTVFDIDLEDLYTKGYRGIITDLDNTLVGAKDPLSNPKLVAWFEYVKKCGFQLVIVSNNNMNRVSKFATPLNIEFVHQARKPSNAPFRRAMNMMNLQPQEMIVIGDQLMTDVLGGNRLGLFTVLVLPISVGDEGIGTRFNRRLERFVKGRLNKAGLWLEEEKNK
- a CDS encoding transglutaminase TgpA family protein, with the protein product MNKLRSGSRSWYYLASVVWLFILAYQWYRFTEPVWLDKTSNLVLYTLIVTAAAEFLPIGSVFRWLVKLAAMAVLHIRLLGIYHIFSDQYAYLPISMKIRAAVEQLAPYIWFTVAAWALFELAVRVIERRSRILIFLGLNIIAFTIFDSFTPYSLWTETAWVVFAGMGWLVSNHFRRMELNHPRGWKALRRRPLRIVANIAFIFAAVLWIGVSMPTISPVLEDPYTLMQKYWNGGNTTSAGGASNGEASGKSGSGTSGTTSGYSRDDSKLGGGFQFDSSPVMNVVSDSRAYWRGETREYYTGTGWIDDARENTGPRSAESGEGVVNPQGGTAAKHQITQRITMLNQEKYPVLFGAYSITQVDIPTEPEEADARPKLIWSGKRATMYWGGFTSGSRGNGNYPRQYTVVSEVPEYSEDELQKETFDQLYGTESDDKQAYLQLPSAFPDRVKDLAEQVTASTDTPYGKIMLLRDYLRTNFRYTNTPDLSKKTTHDFVDSFLFEIKEGYCDYFSTALVMMARSLDIPARWVKGYAPGQLGTASDLAEKAGDPDNQLETYMVTNADAHSWAEVYLGETYGWVPVEATPGFSLPDTAPVQEQEDEPVDEQQPEEEEEASQPDQPAQADVSDSSISASVISWILAAALVLWAAFATWRNRTALYFMMLRLKHGQHLSSADKVVAESRRWLAIMKRQGYKRAEHETIRETVMRWEREHPEVAELLEPLLRQFEQAKYSAETVGEEDWRTTIRLSRQLKVFLLEQKRKQTG
- a CDS encoding DUF58 domain-containing protein, whose product is MSRIKLRSLKRSRRLSGIKLFGFVWAICLLYVLFQGGKTSIMLFVMVSLLAVYWFLNLLGTKLKTRGSRALSTNEDQRQLQAGDQVRIKFRMEPPRFLPVPYVIVREVLKRHSGESWSFEESVVPKVRSGGELVYQTPPLERGSYSFTDTELVYEDIFGLVEHKRMMSVPGNFQVLPRTVFVPRWQLFERGLRFAGPQTQQAQSRHETTQIGGVRDYVPGDRMTRIHWNATARTGELKSKEFEHESMPNTMLILDGNGESYPHPDQFELAVSTTASLLDYGGRNRIRMGLCTLNAFPNIFPPELGQQQQMLHHLVDLLPDGKGYSYGYEFMESQGHLFRSGMLLVYISPQSLEGSSRLFQFARQRQMSLYHIQIGSQANKGMGLTAPQKNLWSPAGIQGTYLNAIEELPAAVGGGRV
- a CDS encoding AAA family ATPase, with the translated sequence MPLNPESLAVVSAVRTNLESCILGKSFEIRLLLTALLAGGHVLIEDVPGTGKTQLIKALAKSMNGEYRRVQCNPDILPSDITGVSIYHPHEQKFVFRPGPVMTNLLLADEINRATTKTQSALLEVMEERSVTVDGVTYSLPHPFMLCATQNPIDFEGTYLLPEAQLDRFMLKITMGYPDAETEKKMVLAQQVVQPVDALVPVTDMYRVAQLQQEVREVHISEAVTEYLLDVVRATRQHSAVLLGASPRASLAFMAAVKAYAFLDGRDFVLPDDIKMLAPYVLSHRMMLRPESRQGAHHAGVVLRSILEQIQVPVSVGR